The following are from one region of the Hydrogenimonas sp. SS33 genome:
- the galU gene encoding UTP--glucose-1-phosphate uridylyltransferase GalU codes for MIKRCLFPAAGYGTRFLPATKAMPKEMLPVMAKPLIQYGVEEAVEAGMDIMAVITGRGKRAIEDHFDISYELEHQIKGTSKEHLLDDIRTLINRCTFTYTRQIEMKGLGDAIYKGRVLIGNEPFAVLLADDLCHNEEGEGVLAQMVKVYNKYRCSIVAVQEVPTEQVHKYGVVAGKMIDDDLFMVDTMVEKPAAEEAPSNLAIIGRYILTPDIFELIARTEPGKGGEIQITDALMAQAQKGMVMAYKFKGRRFDCGSIDGFVEATNYFYEQGKKGEA; via the coding sequence ATGATCAAACGCTGCCTCTTTCCCGCCGCCGGATACGGCACACGCTTTCTTCCCGCCACCAAGGCGATGCCCAAAGAGATGCTTCCTGTGATGGCCAAACCGCTGATTCAGTACGGCGTCGAAGAGGCGGTGGAAGCGGGCATGGATATTATGGCGGTCATCACCGGCCGCGGCAAACGTGCCATCGAGGACCATTTCGACATCAGTTACGAACTGGAACACCAGATCAAAGGCACCTCCAAAGAGCACCTTCTCGACGATATCCGTACGCTGATCAACCGCTGCACCTTCACCTATACCCGCCAGATCGAAATGAAAGGGCTGGGGGACGCCATCTACAAAGGGCGGGTCCTCATCGGGAACGAACCCTTCGCCGTTTTGCTGGCCGACGACCTTTGCCACAACGAAGAGGGCGAAGGGGTGCTGGCCCAGATGGTCAAAGTCTACAACAAGTACCGCTGCTCCATCGTCGCCGTTCAGGAGGTACCGACGGAGCAGGTCCACAAATACGGCGTCGTGGCCGGCAAGATGATCGACGACGACCTTTTCATGGTCGATACAATGGTGGAAAAGCCCGCTGCTGAAGAGGCGCCCTCCAATCTGGCCATCATCGGCCGCTATATCCTGACCCCCGACATTTTCGAACTGATCGCCCGGACCGAGCCGGGCAAAGGGGGTGAGATCCAGATTACCGACGCTTTGATGGCCCAGGCGCAGAAAGGGATGGTCATGGCGTACAAATTCAAGGGGCGCCGCTTCGACTGCGGCTCCATCGACGGTTTCGTGGAAGCGACCAACTATTTTTATGAACAGGGGAAAAAGGGGGAGGCGTGA
- a CDS encoding D-2-hydroxyacid dehydrogenase, which translates to MKIVLLDAATLGEDIDLGVFETFGDVTLYDKTASDERIERCKEADIVITNKVVIDKTVMDACAHLKLICVAATGMNNVDLAYAESKGIEVKNVSGYSTDSVVQHTFAMLFYLMEKLPYYDDYVKSKSWSRSGIFTCIDRPFHELRGRQWGIVGLGAIGKAVAKAAEAFGATVVYTSTSGKNDDPLYPRMELETLLSTSHIVSIHAPLNERTENLLDLPQLRRLQKGAILLNLGRGGIVNESALVQVMNEKEIYAGLDVVEKEPLPEDSPLFDVAHPDRLLVTPHIAWTSIEARERLVAGIVRNIEVFLKKHTI; encoded by the coding sequence GTGAAGATCGTTCTGCTCGATGCCGCAACACTGGGAGAGGATATCGACCTGGGTGTGTTCGAAACCTTCGGCGATGTGACGCTCTACGACAAGACGGCGTCAGACGAGCGCATCGAACGTTGCAAAGAGGCGGACATCGTCATCACCAACAAAGTGGTGATCGACAAAACGGTCATGGATGCCTGCGCGCATCTGAAGCTGATCTGCGTTGCCGCCACGGGCATGAACAATGTCGATCTGGCGTATGCGGAATCGAAGGGGATCGAAGTCAAAAACGTTTCGGGATACTCCACCGACAGCGTGGTCCAGCACACCTTCGCCATGCTCTTCTACCTGATGGAGAAACTCCCCTACTACGACGACTACGTCAAATCCAAATCCTGGAGTCGTTCGGGCATCTTCACTTGTATCGACCGCCCCTTTCACGAACTGCGGGGGAGGCAGTGGGGCATTGTCGGCCTGGGGGCCATCGGCAAAGCGGTGGCGAAAGCGGCGGAAGCCTTCGGCGCGACGGTCGTCTACACCTCCACCAGCGGCAAAAACGACGATCCTCTCTATCCGCGGATGGAGCTGGAGACGCTGCTGAGTACCTCCCATATCGTCTCCATCCATGCGCCCCTGAACGAACGGACCGAAAACCTGCTGGACCTGCCGCAGCTTCGAAGGCTTCAGAAGGGCGCCATTCTGCTCAACCTGGGGCGCGGCGGCATCGTCAACGAGAGTGCCCTGGTGCAGGTGATGAATGAAAAGGAGATCTACGCAGGGCTCGACGTGGTCGAAAAGGAGCCGCTGCCGGAAGATTCCCCGCTCTTTGATGTCGCCCATCCCGACAGGCTGCTGGTGACACCCCACATCGCCTGGACCAGCATCGAAGCGAGAGAGCGGCTCGTTGCGGGCATTGTCCGAAATATCGAGGTTTTTCTGAAAAAACACACGATATGA
- a CDS encoding metal ABC transporter permease, with the protein MLEALSLPFFQHALIAGTLIAVAIGIIGPLTMANRMTFMSGGIAHATYGGVGAALFFGFSILAGATAAALIAAAVISFVAYRYRHRSDTVIGIVWAVGMALGVLLADMTPGYNVDLMSFLFGSILAVEAGDLWLMGLFDLAVAVLVWLFYYDFLALSFDPVFARVKGVKTPLLHLLLLTLVALTVVLAMRLVGLIMVIALLTMPGFAAERYVRSLGGMMLFSVALSLLYILAGLALAYRFDLSSGASVILVAAFGTILLFLPFKKGSA; encoded by the coding sequence ATGCTTGAAGCGTTGAGCCTCCCCTTCTTCCAGCATGCGCTGATCGCCGGGACGCTCATTGCCGTGGCCATCGGCATCATCGGCCCCCTGACCATGGCCAACCGCATGACCTTCATGAGCGGGGGCATCGCCCACGCCACCTACGGCGGTGTGGGGGCGGCACTCTTTTTCGGCTTCTCCATCCTGGCGGGTGCGACCGCCGCCGCACTCATCGCCGCCGCCGTCATCTCCTTCGTCGCCTACCGCTACCGGCACCGCTCCGACACGGTCATCGGTATCGTCTGGGCCGTCGGCATGGCCCTGGGAGTCTTATTGGCCGACATGACACCGGGCTACAACGTCGACCTGATGAGCTTTCTTTTCGGCTCCATCCTGGCGGTCGAGGCGGGCGACCTGTGGCTGATGGGGCTTTTCGACCTGGCGGTGGCGGTTCTGGTCTGGCTCTTCTACTACGACTTTCTGGCTCTCAGTTTCGACCCCGTCTTCGCCAGGGTGAAGGGGGTGAAGACACCCCTGCTTCATCTCTTGTTGCTGACACTGGTGGCGCTGACCGTGGTGCTCGCGATGCGCCTGGTGGGGCTCATTATGGTGATCGCCCTGCTGACGATGCCCGGTTTTGCCGCCGAGCGCTACGTCCGCTCTCTGGGGGGAATGATGCTCTTTAGCGTCGCCCTCTCTCTGCTCTACATTCTCGCAGGCCTCGCGCTGGCCTACCGGTTCGATCTCTCTTCCGGTGCTTCGGTCATTCTTGTCGCCGCTTTTGGTACAATTCTGTTGTTTTTACCGTTCAAAAAAGGATCCGCATGA
- a CDS encoding glycerophosphodiester phosphodiesterase family protein, whose amino-acid sequence MPFLDLYEKPGLIAGHRGDRSHFPENTMAAFRGALGKCDFIETDIRLTRDLVPVILHDATLKRTSNVADLPVFKRRKPWRVEDFTYEELRDIDFGGWFYEKDPFGTIRSGETVPPPKEERYQPIPTLEELLLFCKTHRLFVNLELKETGPEVSDEAFVEIVLSKIRETETAELVMLSSFRQAYLPLCKEADPTLPTALLADRPHTDLLALLKRLRVDAWNPSRRIVRRKTVRMVREAGYFVNVYVVDDPKERKKLFGWGVNALFTDRCPPG is encoded by the coding sequence ATGCCCTTTCTCGACCTCTATGAAAAACCGGGGCTGATCGCCGGCCACCGGGGTGACAGGTCCCACTTTCCCGAAAATACGATGGCGGCTTTCCGGGGGGCGCTCGGAAAGTGCGATTTCATAGAGACCGATATCCGCCTGACCAGAGACCTCGTTCCCGTCATTTTGCACGATGCGACACTGAAGCGCACCAGCAACGTGGCCGATCTGCCGGTTTTTAAAAGACGGAAACCGTGGCGGGTGGAGGATTTTACCTATGAGGAGCTGCGGGATATCGATTTTGGCGGCTGGTTCTACGAAAAGGACCCTTTCGGCACCATCCGCAGCGGTGAAACCGTCCCCCCGCCCAAAGAGGAGAGGTACCAGCCCATTCCCACCCTGGAAGAGCTCCTCCTCTTTTGCAAAACCCACCGTCTCTTCGTCAATCTGGAGCTCAAAGAGACGGGTCCCGAGGTTTCGGATGAAGCCTTCGTAGAGATCGTATTGTCGAAGATTCGGGAGACAGAAACGGCGGAGCTGGTCATGCTTTCCTCGTTCCGCCAGGCCTACCTCCCCCTTTGCAAAGAGGCCGATCCGACCCTTCCGACCGCCCTACTCGCCGATCGGCCCCATACCGACCTGCTGGCACTGCTCAAAAGGCTTCGTGTAGATGCCTGGAACCCCTCCAGGCGGATCGTCCGGCGAAAAACAGTCCGGATGGTCCGGGAGGCGGGCTATTTCGTCAATGTCTATGTGGTCGACGACCCGAAAGAGAGGAAGAAGCTCTTCGGATGGGGTGTCAACGCCCTCTTCACCGACCGCTGCCCGCCAGGTTGA
- a CDS encoding 7-cyano-7-deazaguanine synthase, with the protein MNPTKPSEKSSRRAIALFSGGLDSTLAIWLVKRQGVEVIALNVDIGFGSTKSKLEHMQSMCDQVGVELRTLDIRDQYLREILFNPKYGYGKNFNPCIDCHGNMFRIARELMEPWEADFLISGEVVGQRPMSQRRDALDLVTNLSDTSDILLRPLSAKVLPPTLPEREGWVDREQLLGITGRNREVQLKLAEEIGLKDFEKPGGGCLLTDENFSKKLAEFVKYDTLEVEDIALLKCGRHLRLPGGAKLVIGRHKEDNEMIDAAITPKYEKIRLLDATGPVAAISAGAGEADRELAAKLTATYGKTSPEQSYTVQVGERTYTVTPYPTKAECQQYFINS; encoded by the coding sequence ATGAATCCCACCAAACCGTCTGAAAAAAGTTCACGCCGCGCCATCGCCCTCTTCAGCGGCGGCCTGGACAGCACCCTGGCCATCTGGCTCGTCAAGCGCCAGGGGGTCGAAGTGATCGCCCTGAATGTGGACATCGGCTTCGGCAGCACCAAGAGCAAGCTGGAACACATGCAGAGCATGTGCGACCAGGTGGGTGTGGAACTGCGTACCCTCGATATCCGCGACCAGTACCTGCGGGAGATTCTCTTCAACCCCAAATACGGCTACGGGAAAAACTTCAATCCCTGTATCGACTGCCACGGCAATATGTTCCGCATCGCCAGAGAGCTGATGGAGCCCTGGGAGGCCGACTTTCTCATCAGCGGCGAAGTGGTGGGGCAGCGCCCCATGAGCCAGCGGCGCGACGCGCTGGATCTGGTGACCAATCTCTCCGACACAAGCGACATTCTCCTGCGGCCGCTCAGCGCCAAGGTGCTGCCGCCGACCCTGCCCGAGCGGGAGGGGTGGGTCGACCGGGAGCAACTGCTGGGTATTACGGGGCGCAACCGGGAGGTCCAGCTGAAGCTGGCCGAAGAGATCGGGCTGAAAGATTTCGAAAAGCCGGGCGGCGGCTGCCTGCTGACGGATGAGAATTTCTCCAAAAAGCTGGCGGAGTTCGTCAAATACGACACCCTGGAGGTCGAAGACATCGCCCTGCTCAAATGCGGCCGCCACCTGCGCCTGCCCGGCGGTGCCAAACTGGTTATCGGCCGCCACAAAGAGGACAACGAGATGATCGACGCCGCCATCACCCCCAAGTATGAGAAGATCCGCCTTCTGGATGCCACCGGCCCCGTCGCCGCCATCAGCGCCGGCGCCGGCGAAGCGGACAGGGAACTGGCGGCGAAACTGACCGCCACCTACGGCAAAACCTCGCCCGAGCAAAGCTACACCGTCCAGGTCGGAGAACGGACCTACACCGTCACCCCCTACCCGACCAAAGCGGAGTGCCAGCAATATTTTATAAATTCTTAA
- the rnc gene encoding ribonuclease III → MSDLQSLEERLGYRFKEKRHLVEALTHKSYKKPYNNERLEFLGDAVLDLVVGEYLYERFPKAKEGELSKMRASLVNEAGFKKLADALNLGDYIYISPAEENNRGRSKPSLLSNAFEAVMGAIYLEAGLDEVRRITIGLIESCYPKIDLGSLFKDYKTTLQELTQAKFGVIPDYILKDATGPDHNKEFEVEVRVNDRLLATAKGKSKKAAQQEAAHAALELLKKEEA, encoded by the coding sequence ATGAGTGATTTGCAATCGCTGGAAGAGAGGCTGGGATACCGCTTCAAAGAGAAGCGGCATCTCGTCGAAGCACTGACCCACAAGAGTTACAAGAAGCCCTACAACAATGAGCGCCTGGAGTTTCTGGGCGATGCGGTGCTGGACCTGGTGGTCGGGGAGTACCTCTATGAAAGATTCCCGAAGGCCAAGGAGGGGGAGCTGAGCAAGATGCGGGCGTCGCTCGTGAATGAAGCGGGTTTCAAGAAGCTGGCGGACGCCCTGAACCTGGGAGACTATATCTACATCTCCCCCGCCGAAGAGAACAACCGGGGGCGAAGCAAACCCTCTCTTCTCTCCAACGCCTTCGAAGCGGTCATGGGGGCGATCTACCTGGAGGCGGGCCTCGATGAGGTGCGGCGCATCACCATCGGCCTCATCGAATCCTGCTACCCCAAAATCGACCTCGGCTCCCTTTTCAAGGATTACAAAACCACCCTCCAGGAGCTGACCCAGGCAAAATTCGGGGTGATTCCCGACTACATTCTCAAAGATGCCACCGGCCCCGACCACAACAAGGAGTTCGAGGTGGAGGTGCGGGTCAACGACCGACTGCTGGCGACCGCCAAGGGCAAAAGCAAGAAAGCGGCCCAGCAGGAGGCGGCCCACGCCGCGCTGGAGCTGCTGAAAAAAGAGGAGGCGTGA
- the aroC gene encoding chorismate synthase: MTTFGESHGPAIGCVLDGVPAGLEIDEDFIQAEMDRRRPGRNAYATARKEADRVEILSGVFEGRSTGTPIAMVIYNTNQKSRDYGNIKDLFRPGHADFTYWEKYGIRDYRGGGRSSARETAARVAAGAVAKLMLKKLGIEIHGGIFKIGDIEAKAFDFDHARESEIFALDKEAEEAQKAAVIAAKEAHDSIGGAALVRATGVPVGLGEPIYYKLDAVLADAMMGINAVKGVEIGEGVHSAELTGSRNNDEMTREGFLSHHAGGTLGGISSGDVVEVKVYFKPTPSIFKPMRTLDVHGEEVTCELKGRHDPCVAIRGSVVAEAMMALVLADMVLLNMGRKMEDVEQYYAR, from the coding sequence ATGACCACCTTCGGTGAATCCCACGGCCCCGCCATCGGCTGCGTCCTCGACGGCGTACCGGCGGGGCTGGAGATTGACGAAGATTTCATCCAGGCGGAGATGGACCGCCGCCGGCCCGGCAGGAACGCCTACGCCACCGCTAGAAAAGAGGCGGACAGGGTGGAGATTCTCAGCGGCGTCTTCGAAGGCAGAAGCACCGGCACCCCCATCGCCATGGTCATCTATAACACCAACCAGAAATCGAGAGATTACGGCAACATCAAAGATCTCTTCCGCCCCGGCCATGCCGATTTCACCTACTGGGAGAAATATGGCATCCGGGACTATCGGGGAGGCGGGCGCAGCAGTGCCAGGGAGACGGCGGCGAGGGTCGCCGCGGGTGCCGTGGCGAAACTGATGCTCAAAAAGCTCGGCATCGAGATTCATGGCGGTATCTTCAAGATCGGCGATATCGAGGCAAAAGCATTCGACTTCGACCATGCGAGAGAGAGTGAAATTTTCGCCCTGGACAAAGAGGCGGAAGAGGCCCAGAAGGCGGCGGTCATCGCGGCCAAGGAGGCCCACGACAGCATCGGCGGGGCCGCACTGGTCAGGGCGACCGGCGTGCCTGTGGGGCTGGGAGAGCCCATCTACTACAAACTCGATGCGGTGCTGGCCGACGCGATGATGGGCATCAACGCCGTCAAGGGGGTCGAGATCGGCGAAGGGGTGCACAGCGCCGAACTTACCGGCAGCCGCAACAACGACGAGATGACGCGGGAGGGGTTTCTCTCCCATCACGCCGGCGGTACGCTGGGGGGCATAAGCAGCGGGGATGTGGTGGAGGTGAAAGTCTACTTCAAACCGACCCCTTCCATTTTCAAGCCGATGCGAACTCTCGACGTACACGGCGAGGAGGTGACCTGCGAACTCAAGGGGCGCCACGACCCCTGTGTCGCCATCCGCGGCAGCGTGGTGGCCGAAGCGATGATGGCCCTGGTGCTGGCGGATATGGTTCTGCTCAACATGGGGCGGAAGATGGAGGATGTGGAGCAATACTATGCAAGGTAG
- a CDS encoding ABC transporter ATP-binding protein has translation MPGFAIEVASVTFAYDGEPVLENVSFTVEPNDFLAVIGPNGGGKSTLLKIIMGILQPQKGSVAIFGKPPQKSGPLIGYVPQETGHNIDFPVTVADVVLMGLLHRRDRWRRYDLDAKKRALAALERVGMEARFARRRIGELSGGQRQRVLIARALVSEPKILMLDEPTASIDFLGQREIYELLASLNDRMTIVLVSHDMSMVMGYAKHALYVQRSAVMHTIDPHTRYQIRKELQAREGHYCPADFWRDMGAKIECDESCRHA, from the coding sequence GTGCCCGGTTTCGCCATCGAAGTCGCTTCCGTCACTTTTGCCTACGACGGCGAACCAGTACTGGAAAATGTCTCCTTCACCGTAGAGCCGAATGATTTTCTGGCGGTGATCGGCCCCAACGGCGGCGGCAAAAGCACCCTTTTGAAGATCATCATGGGCATTCTGCAGCCCCAAAAAGGTTCCGTGGCGATCTTTGGAAAACCGCCGCAGAAATCGGGCCCCCTCATCGGTTATGTTCCCCAGGAGACCGGGCACAATATCGACTTCCCCGTCACCGTGGCCGATGTGGTGCTCATGGGGCTGCTGCACCGGCGCGACCGATGGCGGCGCTATGATCTTGATGCAAAGAAGAGGGCCCTCGCCGCGTTGGAGCGTGTGGGCATGGAGGCCCGTTTCGCCCGGCGGCGTATCGGGGAACTCTCGGGAGGCCAGCGCCAGCGGGTGCTCATCGCCAGAGCCCTGGTGAGCGAGCCGAAAATCCTGATGCTGGATGAACCCACAGCCAGCATCGATTTTCTGGGCCAGAGGGAGATTTACGAACTGCTCGCCTCCCTCAACGACCGGATGACGATCGTCCTGGTTAGCCACGACATGAGCATGGTGATGGGGTATGCCAAACATGCCCTCTATGTGCAGCGAAGCGCCGTCATGCACACCATCGACCCCCATACCCGCTACCAGATCCGAAAGGAGCTGCAAGCCAGAGAAGGCCACTACTGCCCGGCCGATTTCTGGCGGGATATGGGGGCGAAAATCGAATGCGACGAGAGCTGCCGCCATGCTTGA
- a CDS encoding LEA type 2 family protein produces MKRRLFLLAISLLMLTGCSGLQPKKPELSVGINTFKMVPGDGLVPKFEIGLHVVNTSPVDVHIKGVVYKVYLEGRKVLVGAANHLPEIPAYSERELTVTGSPDLFETLGFFKDLMGGRKEAIRYVVDVVIDTGSFLPMIHTKKEGTLNLAGSGR; encoded by the coding sequence ATGAAACGCCGACTCTTTCTTCTCGCTATTTCTCTTCTGATGCTGACGGGATGCAGCGGCCTGCAGCCCAAAAAGCCGGAACTCAGCGTGGGGATCAACACTTTCAAAATGGTGCCCGGCGACGGGTTGGTTCCCAAATTCGAAATCGGTTTGCATGTGGTCAACACGAGCCCCGTCGACGTGCATATCAAGGGTGTCGTCTACAAGGTCTATCTGGAGGGCAGAAAGGTGCTGGTGGGGGCGGCCAACCACCTTCCCGAAATTCCCGCCTACAGCGAAAGGGAGCTGACCGTGACCGGATCGCCGGATCTGTTCGAAACGCTCGGCTTTTTCAAAGACCTGATGGGAGGGCGCAAGGAGGCGATCCGCTATGTGGTGGATGTGGTGATCGACACGGGCAGTTTCCTGCCGATGATCCACACGAAAAAAGAGGGGACACTCAACCTGGCGGGCAGCGGTCGGTGA
- the rnhA gene encoding ribonuclease HI: MKKVSIFSDGSSLGNPGPGGWGTILRFGKHEKELSGGEAETTNNRMELRAVIEGLKALKEPCDVTIYSDSSYVVKAINEWLPAWIARGFKKVKNPDLWQEYLEAARPHRVHAVWVKGHAGHPENERCDALARKRAEHYKQESK, from the coding sequence GTGAAAAAAGTATCCATCTTCTCTGACGGATCGAGCCTCGGAAACCCCGGCCCCGGCGGGTGGGGGACCATTCTGCGCTTCGGAAAGCACGAAAAGGAGCTCAGCGGCGGGGAGGCGGAAACCACCAACAACCGGATGGAGCTGCGGGCGGTCATCGAAGGGCTCAAAGCCCTCAAGGAGCCCTGCGACGTGACGATATACAGCGACAGCAGCTACGTGGTCAAAGCGATCAACGAGTGGCTTCCCGCCTGGATCGCCCGGGGCTTCAAGAAGGTAAAAAACCCGGACCTGTGGCAGGAGTATCTGGAGGCGGCCAGGCCCCACCGTGTCCATGCCGTCTGGGTCAAGGGGCATGCGGGCCATCCCGAAAACGAACGGTGCGACGCCTTGGCGCGCAAAAGGGCCGAACACTACAAGCAGGAGTCGAAATGA
- a CDS encoding zinc ABC transporter substrate-binding protein, whose amino-acid sequence MKRTVVLALLTLLPAFLAAKVNVVVSILPQKYFVEKIAGDLADVTVMVPPGASPATYEPKPSQMKALYKARLYFAIGVPFERAWLPRFLAQNPRLKMVDVTKGIEKMAMAGHHHEGDRESGSANGEAAVAHPDPHVWLAPPLVRTVARNIAEALIAVDGEHKTVYEKNLARFLREIDALDARLRKLLEPCRGKALMVFHPSWGYFAKTYGLRQIPIEIEGKEPKSRELAHLIREAKEEGVKALFVQPEFSRRAARAIAAAIGAKLLVADPLAADWSENLLHVARTICRKGE is encoded by the coding sequence TTGAAACGAACGGTCGTTCTTGCTCTTTTGACCCTTCTCCCGGCATTTCTTGCGGCAAAAGTCAATGTGGTCGTCAGTATCCTGCCGCAGAAATATTTCGTCGAAAAGATCGCCGGCGACCTGGCCGATGTCACCGTGATGGTACCGCCCGGCGCCAGCCCCGCCACCTACGAACCGAAACCCTCCCAGATGAAAGCTCTCTACAAAGCGCGGCTCTACTTCGCCATCGGCGTCCCCTTCGAGCGTGCCTGGCTGCCCCGTTTTTTGGCCCAGAATCCCCGTTTGAAGATGGTCGATGTGACCAAAGGGATCGAGAAAATGGCGATGGCGGGCCACCATCACGAGGGGGACCGGGAATCGGGAAGCGCGAATGGAGAAGCGGCTGTCGCCCATCCCGACCCCCACGTCTGGCTCGCGCCCCCGCTGGTGCGAACCGTCGCCCGAAACATCGCCGAAGCGCTCATCGCCGTCGACGGGGAGCACAAAACGGTCTACGAAAAGAATCTGGCCCGTTTTCTTCGCGAGATCGACGCGCTGGATGCCAGGCTGCGTAAGCTGCTCGAACCCTGCCGGGGCAAGGCGCTGATGGTCTTTCACCCCTCCTGGGGCTATTTCGCCAAGACCTACGGCCTCCGCCAGATTCCCATCGAGATCGAGGGGAAAGAGCCCAAAAGCAGGGAGTTGGCCCATCTGATCAGGGAAGCGAAGGAAGAGGGCGTCAAAGCGCTTTTCGTGCAACCCGAGTTCTCCAGACGGGCCGCCCGGGCCATCGCCGCGGCCATCGGGGCGAAGCTTCTCGTCGCCGACCCCCTTGCCGCCGATTGGAGCGAAAACCTGCTGCATGTGGCACGCACGATCTGCCGAAAAGGGGAGTGA
- the dnaG gene encoding DNA primase → MIDNNSIEQLKQIVDIVDVVGNYVELKKNGSNYKGLCPFHDEKTPSFIVSPSKQFYKCFGCGAGGDAIKFLMEYEKLSYPEAIEKLANQYNFTLRYTKGEGGGLQQEKRILETLGQWYRANLERSPHAMVYLKERGVSLASIEKFALGYAPSSEATLQFLQKAMIPLQKAEEVGILGHDRGRWYARLVDRVIFPIHSPTGMPVGFGGRTLGDHPAKYINSPQTRLFNKSRLLYGYHLAKEQIYRKKRLIVVEGYMDVIMLHQAGFETAVATLGTALTPEHLPLLKKGEPEVIVAYDGDKAGINAAMKAALLLSAHNFEGGVVLFSGGRDPADMVNAGDLEGLEAQFAAPVPYARFVIDQTVAKHDLNSPKGKEDAFFAVKNYLASLSPFVREKFLPYAALKLGVNTAMLEGRKNRPPEPRGYRRNERNAPRPSPAPQPTILTLADVAEESIVKTLLKTPELIDMVLDTMDSSMFNIHRGAFEALVQGREHEDLLRIELDDTIVTYSEEELKKQLLYFLQRYYLKALDIIKKDDRLPFEKKIFYIRKYQDYINRLKRGELVPYESHQTV, encoded by the coding sequence ATGATAGATAACAACTCCATCGAGCAGCTCAAACAGATCGTCGACATTGTCGACGTGGTCGGCAACTACGTCGAACTCAAAAAGAACGGCTCGAACTACAAGGGGCTCTGCCCCTTCCACGACGAAAAGACCCCCAGCTTCATTGTCAGCCCCTCCAAACAGTTCTACAAATGTTTCGGCTGCGGGGCGGGGGGCGACGCCATCAAGTTCCTGATGGAGTACGAAAAGCTCTCCTATCCCGAAGCGATCGAAAAGCTGGCCAACCAGTACAACTTCACCCTCCGCTACACCAAAGGCGAAGGGGGCGGCCTGCAGCAGGAGAAGCGGATCCTCGAAACCCTCGGCCAGTGGTACCGGGCCAACCTGGAGCGCTCACCCCACGCCATGGTCTACCTGAAAGAGAGGGGCGTTTCACTGGCGAGCATCGAGAAGTTCGCCCTTGGGTACGCCCCCTCCTCCGAGGCGACCCTGCAGTTTCTGCAAAAGGCGATGATCCCTCTACAAAAGGCGGAAGAGGTGGGGATACTGGGGCACGACCGGGGGCGATGGTATGCCCGGCTGGTGGATAGGGTCATCTTCCCGATCCACTCTCCCACCGGCATGCCCGTGGGATTCGGCGGCCGGACCCTGGGTGACCATCCGGCCAAATATATCAACTCCCCCCAGACCCGGCTTTTCAACAAGTCGCGCCTGCTCTACGGCTACCACCTGGCCAAGGAGCAGATCTACCGCAAAAAGCGTCTCATCGTGGTAGAAGGATATATGGATGTCATCATGCTCCACCAGGCCGGCTTCGAGACGGCGGTGGCGACCCTGGGCACGGCCCTGACACCCGAACATCTGCCGCTGCTGAAAAAGGGGGAGCCGGAAGTTATCGTCGCCTACGACGGGGACAAAGCGGGCATCAATGCCGCCATGAAGGCGGCGCTGCTGCTGAGCGCCCACAATTTCGAAGGGGGCGTGGTCCTCTTTTCGGGCGGCAGGGACCCGGCCGACATGGTCAACGCCGGCGACCTGGAAGGGTTGGAGGCGCAGTTTGCCGCACCCGTCCCCTACGCCCGCTTCGTCATCGACCAAACGGTAGCAAAACACGACCTCAACTCCCCCAAAGGGAAGGAGGATGCCTTCTTCGCCGTCAAAAACTACCTGGCCTCCCTCTCCCCCTTCGTCAGGGAGAAGTTCCTCCCCTACGCGGCTTTGAAACTGGGGGTCAACACCGCCATGCTGGAGGGGCGAAAAAACCGGCCGCCGGAGCCCAGAGGGTACCGCCGAAACGAGAGGAACGCCCCCCGGCCCAGCCCCGCACCGCAACCCACCATTTTGACCCTGGCGGACGTGGCGGAGGAGAGCATCGTCAAAACCCTCCTAAAAACGCCGGAGCTGATCGATATGGTACTCGATACGATGGACAGCTCCATGTTCAACATCCACCGGGGCGCCTTCGAAGCGCTGGTGCAGGGGCGCGAGCACGAAGACCTGCTGCGCATCGAGCTGGATGACACCATTGTCACCTACAGCGAAGAGGAGCTGAAGAAGCAGCTGCTCTATTTTCTGCAGCGCTACTATCTGAAAGCCCTTGACATCATAAAAAAAGATGATAGACTTCCTTTCGAGAAAAAGATATTCTACATCCGGAAGTATCAGGATTACATCAACCGACTGAAACGAGGAGAACTGGTTCCCTATGAATCCCACCAAACCGTCTGA